From Geomonas agri, one genomic window encodes:
- a CDS encoding vWA domain-containing protein has product MSPGMLQNAVVRLLKERPFYGHFLLNLRREERPLSGKAAGVTIRNGTPTLAVDPASFALLTAVEQQALLEHMVKHLLHLHMLRGKGKNSHDWDLCCDLAINPDTPGLPEDAIYPAQFDLPDGLAAEEYYRLLVRPFDVGNLAGSGFGDEAQEVEGASGAGKEPAGASTLDDHAIWNDADSTPLPLAEEMLRAVTRESLRGSDGEAPAEVRAVVDALLRPSPIPWRQVLRQFVATAGRIGKKSTWMREHRRFEHDTPGSRKRHRLTLLVGIDVSDSTNIVELREAFARELVQIARGRDAAITVLYANSRIQHVEAFKGTAFVPERYDGGGFTDLRPVFEYAKTMHPMPAAVIYLTDGIGPVPECMELPTLWVLTAEGEKPAPWGIELRLEV; this is encoded by the coding sequence GTGTCCCCCGGCATGCTGCAAAACGCCGTGGTGCGCCTTTTAAAGGAGCGCCCCTTCTACGGCCACTTCCTGCTCAACCTGCGCCGCGAGGAGCGCCCATTGTCCGGCAAGGCGGCCGGCGTCACCATCCGCAACGGTACCCCGACGCTCGCCGTCGATCCCGCCTCCTTCGCCCTCCTTACCGCGGTCGAGCAGCAGGCGCTGCTCGAGCACATGGTGAAGCACCTGTTGCACCTGCACATGCTGCGCGGCAAGGGGAAGAACTCGCACGACTGGGACCTGTGCTGCGATCTCGCCATCAACCCGGACACGCCGGGGCTCCCGGAAGACGCCATCTACCCGGCCCAGTTCGACCTTCCCGACGGCCTTGCCGCCGAGGAGTACTATCGCCTCCTGGTGCGCCCCTTCGACGTCGGCAACCTGGCGGGGAGCGGCTTCGGCGACGAGGCGCAGGAGGTCGAGGGAGCCTCGGGCGCCGGGAAGGAGCCGGCCGGGGCCTCCACGCTGGACGATCACGCCATCTGGAACGACGCCGACAGCACGCCGCTGCCGCTCGCCGAGGAGATGCTGCGCGCGGTAACCCGGGAGAGCCTGCGCGGCAGCGACGGCGAGGCGCCCGCAGAGGTGAGGGCCGTGGTGGATGCGCTCTTGCGCCCCTCCCCCATCCCCTGGCGCCAGGTACTGCGGCAGTTCGTGGCCACCGCAGGTCGGATCGGCAAGAAGAGTACCTGGATGCGCGAGCACCGCCGCTTCGAGCACGACACGCCGGGATCGCGCAAGCGCCACCGCCTGACGCTGCTGGTGGGGATCGACGTGAGCGATTCCACTAACATCGTGGAACTGCGCGAGGCGTTCGCGCGTGAACTGGTGCAGATCGCCCGGGGCCGCGACGCCGCCATTACCGTGCTCTACGCCAACAGCCGCATCCAGCACGTCGAGGCCTTCAAGGGCACCGCCTTCGTGCCGGAGCGCTACGACGGCGGCGGCTTCACCGACCTGCGCCCCGTATTCGAGTACGCCAAGACCATGCACCCCATGCCCGCCGCGGTCATCTATCTCACCGACGGCATCGGCCCCGTGCCGGAGTGCATGGAGTTGCCGACCCTGTGGGTCCTGAC